CATCTGTAAATCCATTTTCCATTTCCGTAAATTTCCATAAATCACTTTTAAAGCCATTTTTGGGATTAAATTCCAAAAGAGCAGCTTTTATTATATTTTTTTTAGCTGATGATAAATATGGGGATACACAAACCGTACTTGATGGAAAAGGTTTTGATAGTTTTACTATATCTAAAATCCCCTCTTCTGCCATCTTAAAAGCTAACTTATCCTGAATTGCACCTGCATCTGCAAACCCATTTACAACTTTGTTTACCACATCTTTATGAGAGTCTGAAAATTCATATTCCAAATCTTTTAGGTATATTCCTGCATCTTCAAGCATTTTTCTTGGGATAAGGTAACCTTGAGTTGAATATTTATTACCAAAAACAAATTTTTTGTGTTTAATATCTTTTAAGCTATTTATAGTTTTGTTACCAGCCTTTTTGATTATGGCTCCTTTATAATAAGGTTGACTTTGACCATTTAGTCCGAAAACGATTGGGTATGAGCCATATTTACTGCCAGATAGTAAACAACTCACTGTCCCCATTAAAGATATATCAATGCTACCTTTACCTAACATGTGTATATTATCTGGATAGTTTCTAGGTACTTTTATTTTATAGTTAAACCCTGTTTTTGCCTCCAGATATTTTATAAGGGGCATATAAAATGCTACATCTTCTGTAGGTTCCCATCTCAGATCAAATCCAACGTATATTGTATTATTATCAACATTTTTAAGATTTTTATCACTGATGGAAATTTTTTGGGTTTTTGAAAGATCTATTTCTTTGAAATCTTCATTACCATTACATGCGACAAGAGAAAAAATAATTAAATATAAAAAAAAATAAAAAAAGATATTTTTTTTGACTTTATTTAAACTAAATTGCCTTAAACAGATAGAAAAACTAGACATTTTTAAAATATGAGCATAAAAAAATGAGTTCAGCATACAATATTATGATTAAAGCCATTATAGCTGTCAAGTTTTTTATCCTTGGTAAATATCTTAAAAATATTATTCACAACCCAATTTCATATTAATTGTAAGTACTTTAAAAAGCGATTTTTTGTATACCATTTAAATTTTAGTTTAATATTCTAAATTATTTTATCCTAATATTATTTCACATAAAAAAGGTTAAGCAAACAAATAAGCTATTATTCACAATACTGGGTCATA
The window above is part of the Deferrivibrio essentukiensis genome. Proteins encoded here:
- a CDS encoding PhnD/SsuA/transferrin family substrate-binding protein; its protein translation is MLNSFFYAHILKMSSFSICLRQFSLNKVKKNIFFYFFLYLIIFSLVACNGNEDFKEIDLSKTQKISISDKNLKNVDNNTIYVGFDLRWEPTEDVAFYMPLIKYLEAKTGFNYKIKVPRNYPDNIHMLGKGSIDISLMGTVSCLLSGSKYGSYPIVFGLNGQSQPYYKGAIIKKAGNKTINSLKDIKHKKFVFGNKYSTQGYLIPRKMLEDAGIYLKDLEYEFSDSHKDVVNKVVNGFADAGAIQDKLAFKMAEEGILDIVKLSKPFPSSTVCVSPYLSSAKKNIIKAALLEFNPKNGFKSDLWKFTEMENGFTDAENVRFGDLMSLINKYYNLK